From one Nothobranchius furzeri strain GRZ-AD chromosome 2, NfurGRZ-RIMD1, whole genome shotgun sequence genomic stretch:
- the dvl2 gene encoding segment polarity protein dishevelled homolog DVL-2, which yields MAETKIIYHIDEEETPYLVKIPIDAENITLLDFKQVLNKPNYKFFFKSMDQDFGVVKEEISDDSAKLPCFNGRVVSWLVSSETPAAEPPVAVVPPVETTTQPSPPPPPLPPPPAERTGGIGDSRPPSFHPNAAGSVETLDDPTETESVVSFRRERPRHRENVDQHGPHVNGQSRLERHLAGYESSSTVMSSELETTSFCDSEDDDTMSRFSSATEQSTASRLLKRHRRRRKQRPPRLERASSFSSVTDSTMSLNIITVTLNMEKYNFLGISIVGQSNERGDGGIYIGSIMKGGAVAADGRIEPGDMLLQVNDINFENMSNDDAVRVLREIVHKPGPIILTVAKCWDPAPQGYFTLPRNEPIRPIDPAAWVSHSVAMTGAYPPYPGSSSLSTITSSSSVTETQRFDDFNLSLHSDMASVAKAMASPESGLEVRDRMWLKITIPNAFLGSDVVEWLFHHIEGFQDRREARKYASNLLKAGFIRHTVNKITFSEQCYYVFGDLSDCENYMANLSLNDNDGSSGASDQDTLAPLPLPGASPWPMMHTFPYQPYPTHPYSTQPPPYHELTSYSYAPGSTGSQHSEGSRSSGSTRSEGERRRSTKGPGSTVGGGEKSPSGGVGDGGGADSRSGSGSESEYSTRSSLRQGHGSSAPSEHSHASSQRSHHHRMPQPPHMSPYPPGILPYNPMMVMMVPQHPHPAMATAHALQQLPPASMHQALPPPPSSTPGGPPGAPPTRDLGSVPPELTASRQSFHLAMGNPSEFFVDVM from the exons TTGGTATCTTCAGAGACTCCAGCTGCAGAGCCTCCAGTTGCAGTGGTGCCCCCCGTGGAAACGACGACCCAGCCATCACCACCTCCACCACCCCTTCCACCCCCTCCTGCAGAGAGAACTGGAGGCATTGGGGACTCCAGACCTCCCTCCTTCCA TCCCAATGCTGCGGGCAGTGTGGAGACGTTGGACGACCCGACTGAAACGGAGTCTGTAGTTTCCTTCAGAAGGGAGAGACCACGGCACCGAGAGAACGTAGATCAGCACG GGCCCCATGTGAACGGCCAGAGTCGGCTGGAGCGCCACCTGGCAGGGTACGAGAGCTCCAGCACGGTGATGAGCAGCGAGCTGGAAACCACCAGTTTCTGTGACTCTGAAGATGACGACACCATGAGCAG GTTCAGCAGCGCAACGGAGCAGAGCACTGCATCGAGGCTTCTTAAAAGGCACCGTCGACGGAGGAAACAGCGCCCCCCACGTCTAGAGAGG GCCTCATCCTTCAGCAGTGTGACGGATTCCACCATGTCCCTGAACATCATCACCGTCACACTCAACATGG AGAAGTACAACTTCCTGGGCATCAGCATCGTGGGTCAGAGCAACGAGCGAGGTGATGGGGGGATCTACATCGGCTCCATCATGAAGGGAGGAGCGGTGGCTGCAGATGGTCGAATCGAACCTGGTGACATGCTGCTGCAG GTGAACGACATCAACTTTGAGAACATGAGCAACGACGACGCGGTGCGAGTTCTCAGAGAGATCGTACACAAACCAGG ACCGATCATCCTGACAGTGGCGAAGTGTTGGGATCCAGCTCCTCAGGGATACTTCACTCTGCCTCGCA ACGAACCAATTCGACCAATTGACCCCGCGGCGTGGGTCAGTCACTCTGTAGCCATGACGGGAGCGTACCCCCCCTACCCTGGCAGCTCCTCGCTCAGCAccatcacctcctcctcctctgtcacCGAAACTCAGC GTTTCGATGACTTTAACTTATCTCTACACTCCGACATGGCGTCAGTGGCCAAAGCCATGGCTTCACCAGAGTCTGGTCTGGAGGTCCGTGACCGCATGTGGCTGAAAATCACCATCCCCAACGCTTTTCTGG GCTCAGATGTGGTGGAGTGGCTGTTTCACCACATCGAGGGGTTCCAGGACCGCCGAGAGGCCAGGAAGTACGCCAGTAACCTTCTGAAGGCTGGCTTCATTCGACACACGGTCAACAAGATCACCTTCTCGGAGCAGTGCTACTACGTGTTCGGAGATCTGAGCGACTGTGAGAACT ACATGGCCAATCTATCCCTGAATGACAACGACGGTTCCAGCGGGGCTTCGGACCAGGACACATTGGCTCCCCTGCCGCTTCCCGGCGCCTCCCCCTGGCCCATGATGCACACCTTCCCCTATCAGCCCTACCCCACCCATCCGTACTCCACCCAGCCTCCTCCGTACCACGAGCTCACCAGCTACAGCTACGCCCCCGGCAGCACAGGAAGCCAGCACAGCGAAG GGAGCCGGAGCAGCGGCTCAACGAGAAGCGAGGGCGAGCGACGACGCAGCACCAAAGGCCCTGGCAGCACAGTGGGGGGAGGGGAGAAGTCCCCCTCCGGCGGGGTTGGAGATGGAGGCGGGGCCGACTCCCGCTCTGGGAGCGGAAGTGAATCGGAGTACTCCACCCGCAGCAGCCTGAGACAAGGCCACGGCTCATCCGCCCCCAGTGAGCACAGTCACGCCTCTTCTCAGCGCTCACATCATCACCGCATGCCGCAGCCCCCCCACATGTCCCCCTACCCGCCGGGCATCCTGCCATACAACcccatgatggtgatgatggtgcccCAGCACCCGCACCCAGCCATGGCGACCGCACACGCACTCCAGCAGCTACCACCAGCCTCCATGCACCAAGCCCTGCCCCCTCCTCCCTCCTCCACCCCAGGCGGGCCACCCGGGGCCCCGCCCACTCGTGACCTGGGCTCGGTTCCTCCAGAGCTAACTGCGTCCCGCCAGTCGTTCCACCTTGCGATGGGCAACCCCAGCGAGTTCTTTGTGGATGTCATGTAG